A single Phoenix dactylifera cultivar Barhee BC4 chromosome 1, palm_55x_up_171113_PBpolish2nd_filt_p, whole genome shotgun sequence DNA region contains:
- the LOC103695750 gene encoding disease resistance protein RPM1-like isoform X2, with the protein MAEIVVNCLIEKIAEALSSVAIRRVGSLLTAERQVHSKIGEIKGELQVMQEYLRYADSYRGSNRQVVRAWLNGVRDLAFQIEDIVDEYTYLMSRQNRSKFLKGHLFRVFNYSHDRALHRIAARLEKVESRLSRLSETNNRYGLRIPEGASNSLNNEREMGWHLAVSAHFLKEDDIVGVEEQREQLIRWLTDEEPRRTTVSVWGMGGAGKTTLVASVYRAQRIIGRFDCRLWVYVSQSCTTDDLLRRIMSEFYRENTEAAPHDISSMDHRILVETIRAHLQQKRVVITTRKQEVAIKADDCRVVELKPLKEEEAWTLFCKKAFQREKIRICPQELGYWARRLVEKCEGLPLAIVTLGNVLAQSAKTELAWKNVHDNLLWETSNNPELHRVSVILSLSINDLPNYLRSCFLYCSIFPEDYLIERKRLIRLWVAEGFVKEERGESSMEEVAEDYLNQLVGRCMLQVVERNEFGRASRCQVHDLMRDLIVARSREENFCEIYDNNSRGNAQHRVRRLSILGGRGDHQLSMNMEQLCSFHVFSSSSVLSPLLLPKFKLLRVLDLNCAPIDIIPDEVVQLFNLRYLSVRETKVRELPKAIGRLRNLETLDAWLTCVENLPSGTTKLENLRHLMVKKIQCKTSRYTNSVTGVHATDRIDNLKNLQTLKAVVADEDMIKHLGNLTLLRRLEIVEVRHMHCAKLSKSIVKMQHLRHLVIARKYRQETLQLEALSPPPPFLQKLSLYGKLDQKVLPNWLISLANLTHLTLQSSGIGEDSLLLLSSLPKLVYLILFEAYDDQPLHFKAGWFPQLKVLRLQDMAHLSSIDIEQEALINLQELFLIRCRELKMVPLGIENLTRLQKLELDDMPQELVEKLRDGGESKEDRLRIQHIPVIMNWVKMGDSWTEERLS; encoded by the exons ATGGCAGAGATTGTGGTGAACTGTTTGATCGAAAAGATAGCCGAGGCCCTGTCGTCGGTAGCAATCAGACGGGTCGGCTCCCTGCTTACCGCCGAGCGGCAAGTCCACTCCAAGATAGGCGAAATCAAAGGAGAACTCCAGGTCATGCAGGAGTACCTCCGGTATGCCGACAGCTACAGAGGCAGCAACCGTCAAGTAGTCCGAGCCTGGCTCAACGGTGTCAGAGACCTCGCATTTCAGATCGAAGACATCGTCGACGAGTACACCTATCTCATGTCTAGACAAAACCGGAGCAAGTTCCTCAAGGGCCACCTCTTCCGTGTCTTCAACTATTCCCACGACAGGGCTTTGCATCGCATCGCCGCTCGACTGGAGAAGGTGGAGAGCAGGCTCAGCCGTCTCTCCGAGACTAACAATAGATACGGCCTCAGGATCCCGGAAGGAGCGTCGAATAGCTTGAATAATGAGCGGGAAATGGGTTGGCATCTCGCGGTTTCTGCGCACTTCCTGAAAGAAGATGATATAGTTGGGGTCGAGGAGCAGAGAGAACAACTCATCAGGTGGCTGACGGATGAGGAGCCCCGGCGGACGACGGTCTCCGTCTGGGGCATGGGAGGTGCCGGAAAGACCACTCTTGTCGCCAGTGTTTACAGAGCTCAGAGGATCATCGGCCGGTTCGACTGCCGGCTGTGGGTTTATGTGTCCCAAAGCTGCACGACCGACGATTTACTGAGAAGAATCATGAGTGAATTCTACCGTGAAAACACGGAGGCCGCTCCGCATGACATCAGTTCCATGGATCACAGGATTCTGGTCGAGACAATCCGTGCACATCTGCAGCAAAAGAG GGTCGTGATTACCACTCGGAAGCAGGAAGTAGCCATAAAGGCGGATGATTGTCGGGTCGTAGAACTAAAGCCTCTGAAAGAGGAAGAGGCATGGACTCTCTTCTGTAAGAAAGCATTTCAGAGAGAGAAGATAAGAATTTGTCCTCAAGAGCTGGGGTATTGGGCTAGGAGACTGGTGGAAAAGTGTGAAGGCTTGCCCTTGGCTATAGTGACTCTAGGCAACGTCCTGGCACAGAGTGCAAAGACAGAGTTGGCATGGAAGAATGTTCATGATAATCTCTTATGGGAGACAAGCAATAACCCGGAGCTCCACAGGGTTTCTGTAATTTTGAGCCTTAGCATCAACGATCTACCGAATTATCTAAGGAGCTGCTTCTTGTACTGCAGCATATTCCCAGAAGATTATTTGATTGAAAGGAAAAGGTTGATAAGGCTATGGGTGGCAGAAGGTTTTGtcaaagaagaaaggggagAGAGCTCAATGGAGGAGGTGGCAGAGGACTACCTCAACCAACTTGTCGGCCGATGTATGCTGCAGGTCGTAGAAAGGAATGAATTTGGAAGGGCGAGCCGCTGCCAAGTTCATGATCTAATGAGGGACTTGATTGTGGCAAGATCAAGAGAGGAGAATTTCTGTGAAATTTATGACAACAATTCGAGAGGAAATGCACAGCATAGAGTTCGAAGGCTTTCAATACTTGGAGGCAGGGGTGATCATCAGTTGAGCATGAACATGGAACAACTCTGCTCCTTTCATGTCTTCTCATCATCCTCAGTTTTGTCCCCTCTATTACTTCCCAAATTTAAGCTACTGAGGGTCTTGGATCTAAACTGTGCTCCTATTGATATAATACCAGATGAAGTGGTCCAGCTCTTCAACTTGCGCTATTTGAGCGTACGAGAGACGAAGGTGAGAGAGCTCCCAAAGGCAATAGGTAGGCTGCGGAACTTGGAAACCTTGGATGCATGGCTCACTTGTGTTGAGAACCTACCTAGTGGAACAACAAAGCTAGAAAATTTGCGGCACTTGATGGTGAAGAAAATTCAATGCAAAACTTCAAGATACACAAATAGCGTTACGGGGGTgcatgctactgatcgaatagATAATTTGAAGAACCTACAGACACTAAAAGCTGTGGTGGCAGATGAGGACATGATCAAACACCTGGGGAATCTGACACTTTTGAGAAGATTAGAGATAGTAGAAGTGAGACACATGCACTGCGCTAAGCTGTCCAAGTCCATTGTGAAGATGCAACACCTTCGCCACTTGGTTATCGCAAGAAAATACAGGCAAGAGACTTTGCAGTTGGAAGCTCTCTCTCCACCACCTCCCTTTCTTCAAAAGCTCAGCTTATATGGAAAGCTGGATCAGAAGGTACTGCCCAACTGGTTAATCTCCCTTGCGAACCTCACGCATCTAACACTGCAGTCATCTGGAATTGGGGAAGATTCACTTCTTTTGCTATCCTCACTGCCTAAGCTTGTGTATCTGATTCTTTTCGAAGCATATGATGATCAGCCTTTGCACTTCAAAGCAGGATGGTTCCCTCAGCTCAAAGTTCTCCGGTTGCAAGACATGGCCCATCTCAGTAGCATAGATATAGAACAGGAGGCACTAATAAACTTGCAAGAGCTATTCTTAATAAGATGCAGAGAATTGAAGATGGTGCCTCTGGGCATTGAAAACCTCACTCGACTCCAAAAATTGGAACTTGATGATATGCCCCAAGAGTTAGTGGAGAAGCTGCGTGATGGGGGAGAGAGCAAGGAGGATCgcttaaggattcaacatattCCCGTTATCATGAATTGGGTCAAGATGGGGGACAGCTGGACTGAGGAAAGGCTTTCGTAG
- the LOC103695750 gene encoding disease resistance protein RPM1-like isoform X1: MAEIVVNCLIEKIAEALSSVAIRRVGSLLTAERQVHSKIGEIKGELQVMQEYLRYADSYRGSNRQVVRAWLNGVRDLAFQIEDIVDEYTYLMSRQNRSKFLKGHLFRVFNYSHDRALHRIAARLEKVESRLSRLSETNNRYGLRIPEGASNSLNNEREMGWHLAVSAHFLKEDDIVGVEEQREQLIRWLTDEEPRRTTVSVWGMGGAGKTTLVASVYRAQRIIGRFDCRLWVYVSQSCTTDDLLRRIMSEFYRENTEAAPHDISSMDHRILVETIRAHLQQKRYLIILDDVWQTDVWTNVSDALFDNIAGSRVVITTRKQEVAIKADDCRVVELKPLKEEEAWTLFCKKAFQREKIRICPQELGYWARRLVEKCEGLPLAIVTLGNVLAQSAKTELAWKNVHDNLLWETSNNPELHRVSVILSLSINDLPNYLRSCFLYCSIFPEDYLIERKRLIRLWVAEGFVKEERGESSMEEVAEDYLNQLVGRCMLQVVERNEFGRASRCQVHDLMRDLIVARSREENFCEIYDNNSRGNAQHRVRRLSILGGRGDHQLSMNMEQLCSFHVFSSSSVLSPLLLPKFKLLRVLDLNCAPIDIIPDEVVQLFNLRYLSVRETKVRELPKAIGRLRNLETLDAWLTCVENLPSGTTKLENLRHLMVKKIQCKTSRYTNSVTGVHATDRIDNLKNLQTLKAVVADEDMIKHLGNLTLLRRLEIVEVRHMHCAKLSKSIVKMQHLRHLVIARKYRQETLQLEALSPPPPFLQKLSLYGKLDQKVLPNWLISLANLTHLTLQSSGIGEDSLLLLSSLPKLVYLILFEAYDDQPLHFKAGWFPQLKVLRLQDMAHLSSIDIEQEALINLQELFLIRCRELKMVPLGIENLTRLQKLELDDMPQELVEKLRDGGESKEDRLRIQHIPVIMNWVKMGDSWTEERLS, translated from the coding sequence ATGGCAGAGATTGTGGTGAACTGTTTGATCGAAAAGATAGCCGAGGCCCTGTCGTCGGTAGCAATCAGACGGGTCGGCTCCCTGCTTACCGCCGAGCGGCAAGTCCACTCCAAGATAGGCGAAATCAAAGGAGAACTCCAGGTCATGCAGGAGTACCTCCGGTATGCCGACAGCTACAGAGGCAGCAACCGTCAAGTAGTCCGAGCCTGGCTCAACGGTGTCAGAGACCTCGCATTTCAGATCGAAGACATCGTCGACGAGTACACCTATCTCATGTCTAGACAAAACCGGAGCAAGTTCCTCAAGGGCCACCTCTTCCGTGTCTTCAACTATTCCCACGACAGGGCTTTGCATCGCATCGCCGCTCGACTGGAGAAGGTGGAGAGCAGGCTCAGCCGTCTCTCCGAGACTAACAATAGATACGGCCTCAGGATCCCGGAAGGAGCGTCGAATAGCTTGAATAATGAGCGGGAAATGGGTTGGCATCTCGCGGTTTCTGCGCACTTCCTGAAAGAAGATGATATAGTTGGGGTCGAGGAGCAGAGAGAACAACTCATCAGGTGGCTGACGGATGAGGAGCCCCGGCGGACGACGGTCTCCGTCTGGGGCATGGGAGGTGCCGGAAAGACCACTCTTGTCGCCAGTGTTTACAGAGCTCAGAGGATCATCGGCCGGTTCGACTGCCGGCTGTGGGTTTATGTGTCCCAAAGCTGCACGACCGACGATTTACTGAGAAGAATCATGAGTGAATTCTACCGTGAAAACACGGAGGCCGCTCCGCATGACATCAGTTCCATGGATCACAGGATTCTGGTCGAGACAATCCGTGCACATCTGCAGCAAAAGAGGTACCTTATTATCTTAGATGATGTTTGGCAAACGGATGTTTGGACCAATGTTAGTGATGCTTTGTTTGATAATATTGCTGGGAGTAGGGTCGTGATTACCACTCGGAAGCAGGAAGTAGCCATAAAGGCGGATGATTGTCGGGTCGTAGAACTAAAGCCTCTGAAAGAGGAAGAGGCATGGACTCTCTTCTGTAAGAAAGCATTTCAGAGAGAGAAGATAAGAATTTGTCCTCAAGAGCTGGGGTATTGGGCTAGGAGACTGGTGGAAAAGTGTGAAGGCTTGCCCTTGGCTATAGTGACTCTAGGCAACGTCCTGGCACAGAGTGCAAAGACAGAGTTGGCATGGAAGAATGTTCATGATAATCTCTTATGGGAGACAAGCAATAACCCGGAGCTCCACAGGGTTTCTGTAATTTTGAGCCTTAGCATCAACGATCTACCGAATTATCTAAGGAGCTGCTTCTTGTACTGCAGCATATTCCCAGAAGATTATTTGATTGAAAGGAAAAGGTTGATAAGGCTATGGGTGGCAGAAGGTTTTGtcaaagaagaaaggggagAGAGCTCAATGGAGGAGGTGGCAGAGGACTACCTCAACCAACTTGTCGGCCGATGTATGCTGCAGGTCGTAGAAAGGAATGAATTTGGAAGGGCGAGCCGCTGCCAAGTTCATGATCTAATGAGGGACTTGATTGTGGCAAGATCAAGAGAGGAGAATTTCTGTGAAATTTATGACAACAATTCGAGAGGAAATGCACAGCATAGAGTTCGAAGGCTTTCAATACTTGGAGGCAGGGGTGATCATCAGTTGAGCATGAACATGGAACAACTCTGCTCCTTTCATGTCTTCTCATCATCCTCAGTTTTGTCCCCTCTATTACTTCCCAAATTTAAGCTACTGAGGGTCTTGGATCTAAACTGTGCTCCTATTGATATAATACCAGATGAAGTGGTCCAGCTCTTCAACTTGCGCTATTTGAGCGTACGAGAGACGAAGGTGAGAGAGCTCCCAAAGGCAATAGGTAGGCTGCGGAACTTGGAAACCTTGGATGCATGGCTCACTTGTGTTGAGAACCTACCTAGTGGAACAACAAAGCTAGAAAATTTGCGGCACTTGATGGTGAAGAAAATTCAATGCAAAACTTCAAGATACACAAATAGCGTTACGGGGGTgcatgctactgatcgaatagATAATTTGAAGAACCTACAGACACTAAAAGCTGTGGTGGCAGATGAGGACATGATCAAACACCTGGGGAATCTGACACTTTTGAGAAGATTAGAGATAGTAGAAGTGAGACACATGCACTGCGCTAAGCTGTCCAAGTCCATTGTGAAGATGCAACACCTTCGCCACTTGGTTATCGCAAGAAAATACAGGCAAGAGACTTTGCAGTTGGAAGCTCTCTCTCCACCACCTCCCTTTCTTCAAAAGCTCAGCTTATATGGAAAGCTGGATCAGAAGGTACTGCCCAACTGGTTAATCTCCCTTGCGAACCTCACGCATCTAACACTGCAGTCATCTGGAATTGGGGAAGATTCACTTCTTTTGCTATCCTCACTGCCTAAGCTTGTGTATCTGATTCTTTTCGAAGCATATGATGATCAGCCTTTGCACTTCAAAGCAGGATGGTTCCCTCAGCTCAAAGTTCTCCGGTTGCAAGACATGGCCCATCTCAGTAGCATAGATATAGAACAGGAGGCACTAATAAACTTGCAAGAGCTATTCTTAATAAGATGCAGAGAATTGAAGATGGTGCCTCTGGGCATTGAAAACCTCACTCGACTCCAAAAATTGGAACTTGATGATATGCCCCAAGAGTTAGTGGAGAAGCTGCGTGATGGGGGAGAGAGCAAGGAGGATCgcttaaggattcaacatattCCCGTTATCATGAATTGGGTCAAGATGGGGGACAGCTGGACTGAGGAAAGGCTTTCGTAG